TGGCGCTGCTGCCGCCGGGCATGCCGGGGCGCGAGGCCCTGACGCAGGCGTACGACAGCCTACGCGCGCGCGGCCACGACCTGGGCGCCGCCCTGCGCATCCTGCGCCAGCTGGTGATGGAACGGCTCATCGTGCTCGACTGCGACGGCGGCGCCTCGCTCGCCGCGGTCACCGGCTGCAAGAGCGAGTTGGCCGGCTTCGCGCTCGACCTGGCCTGCCGCGATGCCGAGCGCGAGCTCGATGTCCAGCACGGCGCGCCGCGCACGCCCGAGGGCGAGCGGGCGCAGCTGTGGATCGTGGGCATGGGCAAGCTCGGTGCCCGCGAGCTCAATGTCTCCAGCGACATCGACCTGATCTACGTCTACGACCAGGACGGCGAGACCGACGGCGCGCCGGACGGGCGCGGCCGCATCACCAACCACGAGTACTTCGCCAAGGCGGTCAAGATCATCTACATGCTGGTGGGCGAGCCGACCGAGCACGGCTTCGTGTTCCGGGTGGACACCGCGCTGCGGCCCAACGGCAACTCGGGCCCGCCGGTGGTCTCGCTCGGCGCGCTGGAGGAATACTTCATGGTGCAGGGGCGCGAGTGGGAGCGCTTCGCCTGGCTCAAGAGCCGGGTGGTGGCGCCGCGCGCCGCGGTCGACGGCGGCTCGGCGCAGGGGCTGCGCGGCACGGTGCTGCCCTTCGTGTTCCGCCGTTACCTGGACTACAACGTCTTCGATTCGCTGCGCGTGCTGCACAAGCAGATCCGCGACCACGCCGCCAAGCGCAGCGCCGGCCGCCCGGAACGGGCCAACGACGTCAAGCTCTCGCGCGGCGGCATCCGCGAGATCGAATTCACCGTGCAGTTGCTGCAGGTGGTGCGCGGCGGCCAATTCCCGGAACTGCGCACCCGGCCGACGCTGCAGGCGCTGCAGCGGGTGGCCGCAGCGGGCTTGATGCCGCAGGCCACGGCCGACGCGCTGGCCAGCGCCTACACCTTCCTGCGCCGGGTCGAGCACCGCATCCAGTACCTGGACGACCAGCAGACGCACGTGCTGCCCATGGGCCGGGCCAGCGATGACGGGGACCTCGCCTGGATCGCCGAGGCCATGGGCTTCGCCGATTGCTGCGCCTTCCTGCACGAACTCGATCGCCAGCGCGAGTTCGTCGCCCAGGAGTTCGACACCCTGCTGGGCGGCGCGACCGAGTGCAAGCGTTGCAACGGCGGCGGCAAGGCGGCCGCCGCGCCGGATCTCGAGACCCTGCTGGAGCAACTGCCGCCGCAGCTGCGCGAGCGGGTCGCGCAATGGGCCCGGCACCCGCGCGTGTTGGCCCTGCGCGAGGACGCGCGGGCGCGGCTGGCGCGGCTGGTGGCGCGCACCGCGCAGTGGCTGGAAGAGGGCCGCGTCGGCGAGCTGGCCGCCGTGCGCATGGCCGACTGGATCGAGCCGCTGCTGCGGCGCGCCAGCTACCTCGCGCTGCTGTGGGAGCGGCCGAGCGTGCACGAGCGCCTGCTGCGCCTGCTGGGCGCGGCACGCTGGCCCGCGCGCTACCTGCTGCAGCACCCGGGGGTGATCGATGAACTGGCGAGCGAGCAGCTGCTGTCCGAGCGCTTCAGCGCGCGCGACTTCGAAAAGGACCTGGAGGACCGCCGCCGCGCGCTGCAGATCACCGGCGAGGACGACGACGAAGCCCTGCTGAACCTCCTGCGGCGCGCCCACCATGCCGAGGTGTTCCGCACGCTGGCGCGCGACGTCGAGGGCCGGCTCACGGTGGAGCAGGTCGCCGACGACCTGAGCGCGCTGGCCGACAGCGTGCTGCGCGTGACGGCGCGCTGGTGCTGGCAACGCCTGAAGCAGCGCCATCGCGAGACGCCGCAGTTCGGCATCATCGGCTACGGCAAGCTGGGCGGCAAGGAACTGGGCTACGGCAGCGACCTCGACATCGTGTTCG
Above is a window of Ramlibacter tataouinensis DNA encoding:
- the glnE gene encoding bifunctional [glutamate--ammonia ligase]-adenylyl-L-tyrosine phosphorylase/[glutamate--ammonia-ligase] adenylyltransferase, which produces MTPRPCMGSSHPAASAQENTTSGDGSGEHPPLSAYSRFAQRLRRRYAGELALLPPGMPGREALTQAYDSLRARGHDLGAALRILRQLVMERLIVLDCDGGASLAAVTGCKSELAGFALDLACRDAERELDVQHGAPRTPEGERAQLWIVGMGKLGARELNVSSDIDLIYVYDQDGETDGAPDGRGRITNHEYFAKAVKIIYMLVGEPTEHGFVFRVDTALRPNGNSGPPVVSLGALEEYFMVQGREWERFAWLKSRVVAPRAAVDGGSAQGLRGTVLPFVFRRYLDYNVFDSLRVLHKQIRDHAAKRSAGRPERANDVKLSRGGIREIEFTVQLLQVVRGGQFPELRTRPTLQALQRVAAAGLMPQATADALASAYTFLRRVEHRIQYLDDQQTHVLPMGRASDDGDLAWIAEAMGFADCCAFLHELDRQREFVAQEFDTLLGGATECKRCNGGGKAAAAPDLETLLEQLPPQLRERVAQWARHPRVLALREDARARLARLVARTAQWLEEGRVGELAAVRMADWIEPLLRRASYLALLWERPSVHERLLRLLGAARWPARYLLQHPGVIDELASEQLLSERFSARDFEKDLEDRRRALQITGEDDDEALLNLLRRAHHAEVFRTLARDVEGRLTVEQVADDLSALADSVLRVTARWCWQRLKQRHRETPQFGIIGYGKLGGKELGYGSDLDIVFVYEDEDERAPEAYGALVRKLINWLSTKTAEGDLFEIDTALRPNGSSGLLITTFQAYANYQQQRGSNTAWTWEHQAMTRARFVLGMESLAPRFDAVREAVITAPRDHAALRKEIVAMREKVAAARPVKPGRFDVKHSPGGMVDAEFAVQYLVLSQSGRHRELIPNVGNIALLGRAEAAGLLPAGVGENAAQAYRELRRVQHQARLNEEPTQLPEDALAPQREAVLALWRAVFD